The following coding sequences lie in one Candidatus Nitrospira allomarina genomic window:
- the argH gene encoding argininosuccinate lyase produces the protein MKKRAGATSRNTPSRPLASPQTKRPQKPGDQKLWGGRFQGQTHQLVETFTASIKVDRRLYEYDIEGSIAHCKTLQRAKVLPQRECQTIIRGLLTIREDIRAGRHQWKTEDEDVHMSIERRLTELIGPVGGKLHTGRSRNDQVTLDLRLYLRDTLQHLSNDLRLLQQSLVTLAERYMGVMMPGYTHLQRAQPVLFSHHALAYVEMVERDKGRLHDALVRINVMPLGSGALAGNNYPIDRHYTASILHFPRVTQNSLDAVSDRDYVIEVLSACAIVMMHLSRLSEELILWSSQEFHFTDLPDGFCTGSSMMPQKKNPDVPELIRGKTGRVYGHLFSLLTTLKGLPLSYNRDLQEDKEPLFDTLDTVTISVNIYAELLAQLTIRPEPMKEAVSQGFLLATELADYLVKKGMPFRESHHVVGSLVRECLAKGKDLGQLTQQDLLNASSSFDAKAFQVLTPEAAINSKNIIGGTATAQVTKQIKGWKKSLQAEMKHSMKKQ, from the coding sequence ATGAAGAAACGAGCCGGCGCAACCTCCCGCAACACCCCATCCCGTCCTTTAGCATCTCCTCAAACAAAGCGGCCACAAAAACCGGGAGATCAAAAACTCTGGGGAGGGCGATTTCAAGGTCAAACACATCAACTAGTGGAGACGTTCACCGCCTCGATCAAGGTTGATCGCCGCCTGTATGAATACGACATTGAAGGCAGCATTGCCCACTGTAAAACGTTACAACGGGCTAAGGTCTTGCCGCAGCGAGAATGCCAGACCATTATTCGAGGACTCCTGACCATTCGGGAGGACATTCGCGCCGGCCGTCATCAATGGAAGACCGAAGATGAAGATGTGCACATGAGCATTGAACGGCGCCTGACTGAGCTCATTGGGCCCGTTGGCGGGAAACTCCACACCGGCCGAAGTCGGAATGATCAAGTCACCTTGGATCTTCGGCTCTACCTTAGGGATACTCTCCAACACCTGAGCAACGATCTCCGTTTACTTCAACAGTCGCTCGTAACGCTCGCTGAGCGGTATATGGGTGTGATGATGCCGGGCTATACACATTTACAGAGGGCCCAGCCCGTCCTCTTTTCGCATCATGCCCTAGCCTATGTTGAAATGGTTGAGCGGGACAAAGGGCGTCTCCATGATGCCTTGGTTCGAATTAACGTCATGCCGTTAGGTTCCGGTGCGTTAGCTGGAAACAATTACCCGATCGACCGACACTATACCGCATCCATATTACATTTCCCTCGCGTGACCCAGAATAGCCTGGATGCCGTATCTGACCGAGATTATGTCATTGAGGTGCTTAGCGCTTGCGCCATCGTGATGATGCACCTCTCTCGTTTAAGTGAGGAGCTGATTTTATGGTCATCACAAGAATTCCACTTCACAGACCTTCCCGACGGGTTTTGTACAGGCAGCAGCATGATGCCACAGAAAAAAAACCCAGACGTCCCTGAACTGATCCGTGGAAAAACCGGTCGGGTCTATGGACATTTGTTCAGCCTCCTGACCACTTTAAAAGGATTGCCTCTCAGTTACAATCGAGACCTTCAAGAAGACAAAGAACCGTTGTTTGACACATTGGATACCGTGACGATATCGGTTAATATTTACGCAGAACTTCTGGCTCAACTAACGATACGACCTGAGCCTATGAAAGAAGCAGTGTCTCAGGGTTTTCTGCTTGCCACGGAGTTGGCAGACTATTTGGTTAAAAAGGGGATGCCTTTCCGTGAATCTCACCACGTGGTGGGAAGTCTGGTACGGGAGTGCTTAGCGAAAGGGAAGGATTTGGGACAACTCACCCAGCAGGATTTACTGAATGCCTCATCGTCTTTTGACGCCAAGGCATTTCAAGTTTTAACTCCTGAAGCTGCGATTAACAGTAAAAACATTATAGGTGGTACCGCTACAGCGCAAGTCACAAAACAGATCAAGGGTTGGAAAAAATCATTACAGGCCGAAATGAAACATTCGATGAAAAAACAGTGA